A genomic stretch from Nocardia wallacei includes:
- a CDS encoding SAM-dependent methyltransferase, translating into MTESFTGVDQSKPSIARVYDYLLGGRDNYEVDRKIGDYFINDLPGSVAIAYANRQALIRAVGDMARDGIRQFVDMGSGLPTADNVHQVAQDHAPDARVAYIDNDPIVLAHGRALLETDDNTTVIQADLREPEKIRQHPDVRRLIDFDQPVGVVFSAILHHLNDDEDPRELVQWWVDRVPSGSEVYISHFRSGNNEETQVAESKLQETFGRGRWRTDDEILALFGDDLEVLEPGLTFCARWRPAAPAAGVETIGVTERELTIWEHLISCALARKK; encoded by the coding sequence ATGACCGAGAGTTTCACGGGTGTGGACCAGTCGAAACCGAGCATCGCTCGCGTGTACGACTACCTGCTCGGCGGTCGCGACAATTACGAGGTCGACCGCAAGATCGGCGACTACTTCATCAACGATCTGCCCGGCTCGGTGGCGATCGCCTACGCCAACCGGCAGGCTCTCATCCGGGCCGTGGGCGACATGGCGCGCGACGGCATCCGGCAGTTCGTCGATATGGGCAGCGGGCTGCCCACCGCCGACAATGTGCACCAGGTGGCGCAGGACCACGCGCCCGACGCGCGGGTCGCCTACATCGACAACGACCCCATCGTACTGGCGCACGGGAGGGCGCTGCTCGAGACCGACGACAACACCACGGTGATCCAGGCCGACCTGCGCGAGCCCGAGAAGATCCGGCAGCACCCCGACGTGCGGCGGTTGATCGATTTCGATCAGCCGGTCGGTGTCGTCTTCAGCGCGATCCTGCACCACCTCAACGACGACGAGGACCCGCGCGAGCTGGTGCAGTGGTGGGTGGATCGGGTGCCGTCGGGCAGCGAGGTCTACATCTCGCACTTCCGGTCGGGCAACAACGAGGAGACCCAGGTCGCCGAGAGCAAACTGCAGGAGACCTTCGGCCGCGGCCGGTGGCGCACCGACGACGAGATCCTCGCCCTGTTCGGCGACGACTTGGAGGTCCTCGAGCCCGGCTTGACCTTCTGCGCCCGGTGGCGCCCCGCCGCGCCCGCCGCGGGCGTCGAAACGATCGGCGTCACCGAACGCGAGCTGACCATCTGGGAGCACCTGATCTCCTGCGCCCTCGCCCGCAAGAAGTAG